Below is a genomic region from Candidatus Poribacteria bacterium.
AAGGTGGGGATGACGTCAAGTCCGCATGGCCCTTATGCCCTGGGCTGCACACGTGCTACAATGGTCGGTACAGAGGGAAGCAAGACCGCGAGGTGGAGCAAATCCCAAAAAGCCGACCTCAGTTAGGATTGTAGTCTGCAACTCGACTGCATGAATTTGGAATCGCTAGTAATCGCGAATCAGCAGGTCGCGGTGAATATGTTCCCGGCCCTTGTACACACCGCCCGTCACGCCATGGAAGTCGGTAGCGCTCGAAGACGGTAGGCTAACCTTCGGGAGGCAGCTGGCGAAAGCGAGACCGATGACTGGGGCGAAGTCGTAACAAGGTAGCCGTAGGGGAACCTGCGGCTGGATCACCTCCTTTCTAAGGAGTCAAGGGCATTTTGCCCGAGCTCGTTAATTTGTGCATATCGGAAACCTATTTAGCTTTCATAGATGGCATCTTTTATTTTTTGGAGGGGCTTATAGCTCAGACGGTTAGAGCGCGCGCCTGATAAGCGCGAGGTCTCTGGTTCGACTCCAGATAAGCCCACCATATCTATGTGGGGGTGTAGCTCAGTTTGGGAGAGCGTCTGCTTTGCACGCAGAAGGCCAGCGGTTCGACTCCGCTCATCTCCACTAAGCGTAACAGCTTTTGATCTTTGACAATTGTATAGATTTGAGAATTCGGCTTCTAAAGAATTTATCAAGCTACTAAGGGCTTACGGTGGATGCCTTGGCGCCAGGTAGCGATGAAGGGCGTGACAAACTGCGAAAAGCTTCGGGTAGTTGTTTAGTGAACATTGATCCGGAGATCCCCGAATCGGGCAACCGGGCAGGTATGACCTGTCATCCCGGCGTATGTCGGGAGGCTAACCAGGAGAAGTGAAACATCTCAGTAACCTGAGGAACAGAAAGAAAACTCGATTCCCCCAGTAGTGGCGAGCGAAAAGGGAATAGCCCAAACTGGGTATATGTTAAAGTCCATATACGTTGTATACCTAGGGTTGTGGGGTAATGTTGGGCTTGAATATGGTCAAGCCGGGAAGTTATAAACCAAGTGCTTAGCTTAATGTGTCTGGAATAGACCAACCAAAGAGGGTAATAGTCCCGTGAGCGAAAAGGGCTTGGCTTCCTGAACGTTATTCCCAAGTACTATGGGATAGCCTAAACCTGTAGGAATCTAGGAGGACCACCTCCTAAGGCTAAATATGACTTGGCGACCGATAGTGAAGAAGTACTGTGAAGGAAAGGTGAAAAGTTCCCCCGCTAGGGAAGTGAAATAGTCCCTGAAACCGTACAGCCTACAAGCTGTGGAAGTGCTAAGTCTCGATTCGTCGAGACATGCATGACTGCGTGCCTTTTGCATAATGAGCCGGTGACTTACTCTGTGTAGCAAGGTTAAGCTTTTCTGAAGCGTAGCCGTAGCGAAAGCGAGTCTGAATAGGGCGAAAGAGTTGCATGGAGTAGACCCGAAACTGGGTGATCTATCCATGGGCAAGGTGAAGCATACGTAAAAGTATGTGGAGGCCTGAACCCACCAAGGCTGAAAACTTGGGGGATGACCTGTGGATCGGAGTGAAAGGCTAATCAAACCCAGTGATAGCTGGTTCTCCCCGAAATAGCTTTAGGGCTAGCCTCATGTGTTTGGCAGTGGTGGTAGAGCTCTGATTGGACTAGCGGCCCCACCAGGTTAGCAACTCCAGTTAAACTGCAAATGCCATTGTCTCAAGCATGGGAGTCAGTCAGTAGGGGATAAGCTCTACTGACAAAAGGGATAAGAGCCCAGATCGCCAGCTAAGGTCCCCAAATACAGGCTAAGTGGTAAAGGATGTGTCGTTGCCCAGACAGCCAGGATGTTGGCTTAGAAGCAGCCATTCATTTAAAGAGTGCGTAATAGCTCACTGGTCAAGTGGCTTTGCACCGAAAATTCTCGGGGCTCAAGCCTGTTACCGAAGCTGCGGATTTTGACCCACGTGCCGGTTCGCCGACAGCGGGGTTGAAGTGGTAGGGGAGCGTTCTATAGTAGGATGAAGGTGGATTGAAAGATACGCTGGACAAATTAGAAGTGATTATGCCGGCATGAGTAGCGATAAAACAAGTTAGAAGCTTGTTCGCCGAAAGCCTAAGGGTTCCTGGAGGGTTAGTCGGATCCTAAGCTGAGGCCGAAAGGCGTAAGCGATGGGTAGCAGGCATAATATTCCTGCACCACCATTACAAGGACGAAGCTAGGGGAGACGCAGGCATTAGGACCTACCAGCGGATGGATGTGCTGGGCTAAGCCCGACAGAGGTGACTTCAGGTAAATCCGAAGTCTCACGACTCTGAGAGGTGATAGGGATTCCGTAAGGATACAAACTGGTCTAGTTGTCTGCCAAGAAAAGAACCTCGAGTGGACGCGTAATGGTGTCCGTACCGCAAACCGACACAGGTAGGCGAGGAGAGAATCCTAAGGCGCTCGAGAGAACTCTCGCTAAGGAACTCGGCAACTTTTAGTAGGAGCAGCATCTTGCATGCGAATCCGAAAAAAGCCGCAGTGAAGTGGTCCGTGCGACTGTTTACTAAAAACACAGGTCTCTGCAAAATCGTAAGATGATGTATAGGGACTGACGCCTGCCCGGTGCCATATGGTTAAGGGAAAGAGTCAAGGGTTCGCCCGGCAGCTCTGAACCGAAGCTTCAGGTAAACGGCGGCGGTAACTATAACCGTCCTAAGGTAGCGAAATTCCTCGTCGGGTAAAATCCGACCTGCACGAATGGCGTAACGACATGGACACTGTCTCGGCGAGAGACTCGGCGAAATTGTAATACCGGTGAAGATGCCGGTTACCCGTAACAGGACGGAAAGACCCCGTGAACCTTTACTACAGCCTGATATTGGGTTTTAATGTAGCTTATGTAGGATAGGTGGGAGACTGTGAAACTGGGGCGCCAGCTTCAGTAGAGTCGATCTTGAAATACCACTTTTGCTGCATTGAGATTCTAACTCTGGTTCGTAATCCGGATCGAAGACAGTGTCAGGTGGGTAGTTTGACTGGGGCGGTCGCCTCCCAAAATGTAACGGAGGCGCCCTAAGGTTCCCTCAGCGCGATTGGAAACCGTGCGTAGAGTGTAAAGGCAGAAGGGAGCTTGACTGCGAGACAGACATGTCGAGCAGGTGCGAAAGCAGGGCTTAGTGATCTTGCGGTTCTGTGTGGAAAGGCCGTGACTCAACGGATAAAAGGTACTCCGGGGATAACAGGCTGGTCGCGCCCAAGCGTTCATAGCGACGGCGCGGTTCGGCACCTCGATGTCGGCTCATCACATCCTGGGGCTGCAGCAGGTCCCAAGGGTTGGGCTGTTCGCCCATTAAAGTGGTACGTGAGCTGGGTTTAGAACGTCGCAAGACAGTTCGGTCCCTATCCGTTACGGGCGTAGGATATTTGAGAGGACCTGCCGCTAGTATGAGAAGACCGTGGTGGACGAACCTCTAGTGTACCAGTTGTCGCGCCAGCGGCACCGCTGGGTAGCTATGTTCGGAAGAGATAAACGCTGAAAGCATCTAAGCGTGAAGCTCGCCTCAAGATAAGATATGCTGCAGAGTTAATCTGGTAAGGCTCCTTTGAGACTAAAAGGTTGATAGGCCAGAGGTGTAAGCGGTGCGAACCGTTTAGCTGACTGGTACTAATAAGCCGAGGGCTTGATAACTTTACTCTATAGCTTAATATTCAAATCTATACGATTGTCAAATATTTTGGAATAATAAATTTCTGTATTTTCCGGTGGCAAGAGCGGAGGGGAAACACCCGTTCCCATTTCGAACACGGCAGTTAAGCCCTTCAGCGCTGATGATACTTCGAGGGTGACTTCGTGGGAAAGTAGGTCGTTGCCGGGAAGCTAAAATAAAGCCTCAACCTTTAGGTTGGGGCTTTTTTCATGTCGCAAAAAAGCCTTTAACAGTTCGTAAGACAATTTTCTTGCATCCGCTGTGCCTGTATGCTAAAATACGCAAGAATCTATGCATAGGAGAGGAAGACATGTCAGGTCATTCAAAATGGGCATCAATTAAGCACCGGAAGGCTGCGGTTGATGCGAAACGTGGGAAGCTTTTCTCAAAATTGATTAAAGAGATTACCATTGCGGCGCGAATCGGTGGCTCTGATACCCAGATAAATCCGCGTTTGAGGTCGGCGGTGTTAACCGCGAGATCGAAGAATGTACCGAATGATAACATCGAAAAGGCCATTCTACGTGGTACTGGTGAACTTGACGGCGTGGATTACGAGGAAATCGTATATGAGGGATATGGTCCCGGCGGGGTTGCGCTCATGATCGATGTGTTGACGGATAACAGGAATCGAGCGATTGCTGATATTAGACATATCTTGAGCAAACATGGTGGGAATATGGGAGAACCCGGCTCGGTTTCATGGTTGTTTGATAAGCGCGGTTGGATGATTATCGAAAAGGGTAGTATTGACGAAGATGAGCTTTTTATGATTGCACTGGATTCAGGCGCGGAGGATTTGACAGTTCAGGAGGACAACCTAGAGATTATCACGTCTCCTGAGAATTTTGAGGCGGTCAGAGAAGGGGTTGAGGCGTCCGGGGCAACGATTCTGGAGGCTGAACTGACGATGCTTCCCCAGACTACGGTGCAATCGGAAGGTAAGGAAGCGCAGCGGATGTTGCGATTGATGGAGGCTTTGGAAGATAGCGACGACGTTCAGAAGGTTTATGCAAACTTCGACATCCCCGATGATATTTTGGAAGCTGCAGCTTGATTCTATCAGTTCATGTCAGCAGACGGTGCAAAACGTACAGCGCGTGAAACGTAATGCTAAAGGTGCACTAGCTCATTCAGGTGGAATAAGAAGTCCCAATTCTATTGCACCATTTCTTCACGTAAATCATTCTATTAGGACTTACGCAGCACGTTCATAAGTCCCCCTGATCAGGGGGATTTAGGGGGTTAAAAATCAAAAATCTACCCTCTGTGTGCTAAATTTGCGTAAATCCTGTCTATCTTACTGAACAAATGATTATTCTCGGCATAGATCCCGGAATCGCGAATACTGGCTATGGCATCATCAAAGCTGAGTCATCAACGTTCACTCCGCTCGGTTTCGGCAGCATCCGGACATCGTCAAAGGATGAATCTGAGCAACGTTTGAAAATTATTCATGACGAACTGACTCAGTTGGCTGATGAATATCAGCCGGAGTTATTTGTACTTGAGGATGTTATCTTTAGCAAGAATGTGAGCAGTGCGTTTGCTGTGGGAGAGGCAAGAGGTATCGCTAAACTAGTTGCTGCAAATACAAATCGACGGGTCTATAGTTATCCGCCTGCTCTGATTAAGCAAGCGGTTGTTGGATATGGTAAGGCGAGTAAGCGTCAAGTCCAAGAAATGGTTAAACTTTTGCTCAGGCTCAAAGAGATTCCTCGTCCAGATCACGCGGCAGATGCGCTTGCTATAGCAATTTGTCATGCACGTTCCCATAAAATACTTCAACTTCGTGAAAGGCACCTCAAGTCATGATTGCGTTTGTAAAGGGCATCTTAGCGGCCAATGGCTCAAAACAGGTCATCGTTGATGTTAATGGAGTCGGATACAGCGTTGAGATTCCGGAGAGTACAAAAACCCAGCTGCCGGAGGTCGGATCCGATATCACACTTTATACGCATTATCATTGCCGGGAAAATGAAGTCAAGCTTTATGGATTTGCGTCACAGGATGACCTTACCGTGTTTGAAACCGCCCTTGTGGTGAAAGGGGTGGGTCCCGCCCTCGCATTAAATGTCGTTTCCAAACTCTCCCCTCCGGATTTCCAGCGTGCGATCC
It encodes:
- a CDS encoding YebC/PmpR family DNA-binding transcriptional regulator → MSGHSKWASIKHRKAAVDAKRGKLFSKLIKEITIAARIGGSDTQINPRLRSAVLTARSKNVPNDNIEKAILRGTGELDGVDYEEIVYEGYGPGGVALMIDVLTDNRNRAIADIRHILSKHGGNMGEPGSVSWLFDKRGWMIIEKGSIDEDELFMIALDSGAEDLTVQEDNLEIITSPENFEAVREGVEASGATILEAELTMLPQTTVQSEGKEAQRMLRLMEALEDSDDVQKVYANFDIPDDILEAAA
- the ruvC gene encoding crossover junction endodeoxyribonuclease RuvC; this encodes MIILGIDPGIANTGYGIIKAESSTFTPLGFGSIRTSSKDESEQRLKIIHDELTQLADEYQPELFVLEDVIFSKNVSSAFAVGEARGIAKLVAANTNRRVYSYPPALIKQAVVGYGKASKRQVQEMVKLLLRLKEIPRPDHAADALAIAICHARSHKILQLRERHLKS
- a CDS encoding Holliday junction branch migration protein RuvA → MIAFVKGILAANGSKQVIVDVNGVGYSVEIPESTKTQLPEVGSDITLYTHYHCRENEVKLYGFASQDDLTVFETALVVKGVGPALALNVVSKLSPPDFQRAIRDADHATLMRVPRLNKELAQLMIMKLKNTVRKIHFDAKVDEAGKQEYTEAGVQVLVGLGASESAAERAIVDAQKVLGPTAKREELVRLALARLNQ